From one Amycolatopsis sp. FDAARGOS 1241 genomic stretch:
- a CDS encoding TM0106 family RecB-like putative nuclease — MGNEVLLDAGAVSRCRRRVHLEHDPAMREVPLPPPDPTAQQRIADATAHREAIVLRLVEGSGPDATWARIPRDLPAADRVRLTEEAFAEGVQYIWGPLLRADPIGHRRGGVDLLVRTATGYVPVLVVRHRITDRGQGASTTRLTDLDPGHRTPDETRKVRSQPRDQLRLAHLRRMLQTYGKAETGRAVGGVIGLDADVVVWHDLTAGTWPGGRSALNEYDARFADRLAVATAAATGGEPLAMPSRVLECRRCPFWPTCEVLLGELRDVSLVVRGEDAGELRKAGVSTVDKLAALDPAAEPPPMNWTGGTFADAIVLARAWLADLTVVRRTPQVEVPRADVEVDVDMESFGDAGAYLWGTLLSGADIGVQRGYRAFATWDPLPTVDEARSFAEFWAWFTDVRERTLAAGLTFRAYCYNALAENRWLFGSVDRFGAEPGMPAKKDVQSFVDSDEWVDLFRSVTDQFLCSRGKGLKVIAPVAGFQWRDPEAGGEASMRWYRDAVGMDGEAPDDEQRARLLRYNEDDVLATKALREWMSTRAQVEVPYMLDL, encoded by the coding sequence ATGGGTAACGAGGTGCTGCTCGACGCCGGCGCGGTCAGCCGCTGCCGTCGCCGTGTGCATCTGGAGCACGACCCCGCGATGCGCGAGGTCCCGCTGCCGCCGCCGGACCCCACGGCGCAGCAGCGGATCGCCGACGCGACCGCGCACCGCGAGGCGATCGTGCTGCGCCTCGTCGAAGGCTCGGGGCCGGACGCGACGTGGGCCCGGATCCCGCGCGACCTGCCGGCCGCCGACCGCGTGCGGCTCACGGAGGAGGCCTTCGCCGAGGGCGTCCAGTACATCTGGGGTCCGCTGCTGCGCGCCGACCCGATCGGGCACCGGCGCGGCGGCGTCGACCTGCTCGTGCGCACGGCCACCGGGTATGTGCCGGTGCTCGTGGTGCGCCACCGCATCACCGACCGCGGCCAGGGTGCGTCGACGACCCGGCTGACCGACCTCGACCCCGGCCACCGAACGCCCGACGAGACGCGCAAGGTCCGGTCGCAGCCGCGGGACCAGCTGCGGCTCGCGCACCTACGCCGGATGCTGCAGACGTACGGGAAGGCCGAGACCGGCCGCGCCGTCGGCGGCGTGATCGGCTTGGACGCCGACGTCGTGGTGTGGCACGACCTGACCGCCGGCACCTGGCCGGGCGGGCGCAGTGCGCTGAACGAGTACGACGCGCGCTTCGCCGACCGACTGGCCGTGGCCACCGCGGCCGCGACCGGCGGCGAACCGCTGGCCATGCCCTCGCGAGTGCTGGAGTGCCGGCGCTGCCCGTTCTGGCCCACGTGCGAGGTGCTGCTGGGCGAGCTGCGCGACGTCAGCCTCGTGGTGCGCGGGGAGGACGCCGGGGAGCTGCGCAAGGCGGGCGTGTCCACTGTGGACAAGCTGGCCGCGCTCGACCCGGCCGCCGAGCCGCCGCCGATGAACTGGACGGGCGGCACGTTCGCCGACGCGATCGTGCTCGCGCGCGCGTGGCTCGCCGACTTGACGGTGGTGCGCCGCACGCCGCAGGTCGAGGTGCCACGGGCCGACGTCGAGGTCGACGTGGACATGGAGAGCTTCGGCGACGCCGGCGCGTACCTGTGGGGCACGCTGCTCTCGGGCGCGGACATCGGCGTGCAGCGGGGTTACCGTGCCTTCGCGACGTGGGACCCATTGCCGACGGTCGATGAGGCGCGCTCGTTCGCCGAGTTCTGGGCGTGGTTCACCGACGTGCGTGAGCGCACGCTCGCGGCCGGCCTCACCTTCCGCGCCTACTGCTACAACGCGCTGGCGGAGAACCGCTGGCTGTTCGGCTCGGTCGACCGCTTCGGCGCCGAGCCGGGAATGCCGGCCAAGAAGGACGTCCAGTCCTTTGTGGATTCCGACGAGTGGGTGGACCTCTTCCGCAGCGTCACCGACCAGTTCCTGTGCTCGCGCGGCAAGGGGCTCAAGGTGATCGCGCCCGTCGCCGGGTTCCAGTGGCGGGACCCGGAGGCCGGCGGCGAGGCGTCGATGCGCTGGTACCGCGACGCCGTCGGCATGGACGGCGAGGCACCCGACGACGAGCAGCGTGCGCGGCTGCTGCGCTACAACGAGGACGATGTGCTGGCCACCAAGGCCCTGCGCGAGTGGATGTCCACGCGGGCGCAGGTCGAAGTGCCGTACATGCTCGACCTCTGA
- a CDS encoding DUF6474 family protein gives MARKAKEDAGEARITPKKAKNAIAVAKVIGPAVLPIVAPYAVRAAGAAREAYDRYQARKLGVAVDQLGEFTGRGAALHARIAGLVQGLNELKKSGKATDADQKFAADTQGTLEQLSATVRAAERMPATRRKAAHRAVSSELDSLEEQLLHRLGV, from the coding sequence ATGGCGCGCAAGGCCAAAGAAGACGCGGGTGAAGCTCGGATCACCCCGAAGAAGGCGAAGAACGCGATCGCGGTGGCCAAGGTGATCGGCCCGGCGGTACTGCCGATCGTCGCGCCGTACGCGGTGCGCGCGGCCGGTGCGGCGCGGGAGGCGTACGACCGCTACCAGGCACGCAAGCTCGGTGTCGCCGTCGACCAGCTCGGCGAGTTCACCGGCCGGGGCGCCGCGCTGCACGCCCGCATCGCCGGGCTCGTGCAGGGGCTGAACGAGCTCAAGAAGTCGGGCAAGGCCACCGACGCCGACCAGAAGTTCGCCGCCGACACCCAGGGCACGCTCGAACAGCTCTCCGCCACCGTCCGCGCCGCCGAACGCATGCCCGCCACCCGGCGCAAGGCCGCGCACCGCGCCGTCTCGAGCGAGCTCGACTCGCTCGAGGAGCAGCTGCTGCACCGCCTCGGCGTCTGA
- a CDS encoding PadR family transcriptional regulator, which translates to MKRRKVGNMLGLAVLSALLERPMHPYEMASVLRERGKDADLKIKWGSLYTVVGNLEKHGFVAAVGSVRDGGRPERTIYRLTEAGRAELEDWVAELLGEPDLEPTKFRAGLSIMASLGPDEVVALLATRLAALDERIAQRSVALEAAQAQVPRLFLVEGEYELALLRAEAEWVRGLRHDLTSGALPGVAAWRHYRETGELPEDLTAFAEGGQG; encoded by the coding sequence GTGAAGCGGCGGAAGGTCGGCAACATGCTGGGGCTGGCTGTGCTGTCGGCCCTGCTGGAGCGGCCGATGCACCCTTACGAAATGGCGTCTGTGCTGCGGGAACGCGGCAAGGACGCCGATCTGAAGATCAAGTGGGGCTCGCTCTACACCGTGGTCGGCAACCTCGAGAAACACGGGTTCGTGGCCGCCGTCGGGAGCGTGCGCGACGGCGGGCGGCCCGAGCGCACCATCTACCGCCTCACCGAGGCCGGCCGCGCCGAGCTGGAGGACTGGGTCGCCGAGCTGCTCGGTGAGCCGGACCTCGAGCCGACGAAGTTCCGGGCGGGGCTGTCGATCATGGCTTCGCTGGGGCCGGACGAGGTCGTCGCGCTGCTCGCGACGCGGCTCGCCGCGCTGGACGAGCGGATCGCGCAGCGGTCGGTGGCGCTGGAGGCCGCGCAGGCCCAGGTGCCGCGCCTGTTCCTCGTGGAAGGCGAGTACGAACTGGCGCTGCTGCGCGCCGAGGCCGAGTGGGTGCGCGGCTTACGCCACGACCTGACGTCCGGCGCGCTGCCGGGCGTCGCCGCGTGGCGGCACTACCGGGAGACCGGGGAGCTGCCGGAGGACTTGACCGCTTTCGCCGAAGGCGGCCAGGGGTAA
- a CDS encoding NADPH-dependent FMN reductase — protein sequence MSGREEAEALPKLEIILASTRPGRVGLPVAKWTEAAAIEHGGFDVELVDLAEVNLPFMNEPKHPRLGQYEHQHTKDWSAKVAEADAFVFVMPEYNYGYNAELKNAIDYLHNEWKYKAVGLVSYGGVAAGTRAVQQIKQVVTTLRMTPVFDAVSIPFVQQFLNEAGEFVPNDIVQTSAKAMFDELVRVTDSLAPLRAGN from the coding sequence GTGTCGGGCCGGGAGGAGGCGGAGGCGTTGCCGAAGCTGGAGATCATCCTGGCGAGCACCCGGCCGGGCCGGGTCGGACTGCCGGTGGCCAAGTGGACGGAAGCCGCGGCGATCGAGCACGGCGGGTTCGACGTCGAGCTCGTGGACCTCGCCGAGGTCAACCTGCCGTTCATGAACGAGCCCAAGCACCCGCGCCTTGGCCAGTACGAGCACCAGCACACCAAGGACTGGAGCGCGAAGGTCGCCGAAGCGGACGCGTTCGTCTTCGTGATGCCCGAGTACAACTACGGCTACAACGCCGAGCTCAAGAACGCGATCGACTACCTGCACAACGAGTGGAAGTACAAGGCCGTCGGCCTGGTCAGCTACGGCGGCGTCGCGGCGGGCACGCGCGCGGTGCAGCAGATCAAGCAGGTCGTGACGACGCTGCGCATGACGCCGGTGTTCGACGCCGTGTCGATCCCGTTCGTGCAGCAGTTCCTGAACGAGGCCGGCGAGTTCGTGCCGAACGACATCGTGCAGACGTCGGCCAAGGCGATGTTCGACGAGCTCGTGCGCGTGACCGACTCACTCGCGCCGCTGCGGGCGGGCAACTAG
- a CDS encoding helix-turn-helix domain-containing protein, with protein MEGQREDVQDTCVRFHAAIELIGPRWTGAILRAVLTGHHRYGQIKAAVPGVSDTMLSQRLKTLEEQGVLERQVITTSPVQVEYHATAKGRDLEPVLDAVRSWSHKWIQLPS; from the coding sequence ATGGAGGGGCAGCGGGAGGACGTGCAGGACACTTGCGTGCGCTTCCACGCGGCGATCGAGCTGATCGGCCCGCGCTGGACGGGCGCGATCCTGCGCGCTGTCCTCACCGGCCACCACCGCTACGGCCAGATCAAGGCCGCGGTGCCGGGCGTCAGCGACACGATGCTGTCGCAGCGGCTGAAGACGCTGGAGGAGCAGGGCGTGCTCGAGCGGCAGGTCATCACCACGTCGCCCGTGCAGGTCGAGTACCACGCCACGGCCAAGGGCCGGGACCTCGAGCCGGTGCTCGACGCGGTGCGCTCGTGGTCGCACAAGTGGATCCAGTTGCCGTCTTGA
- a CDS encoding glycine betaine ABC transporter substrate-binding protein has protein sequence MKVLKKAAALAGAAVLAVSLSACGLDLNTALPYSIQPGSIQPTPGVEGVRVVVGSKDFTENIILGYMAEMALSAAGADVVDLTDIKGSNSSRQALLNGQTDVTWEYTGTGWINYQGNELPVPGGEKAQYDATAKADAEKNGITWLNYSPLNDQYAFATTDAYAQKNNLKSTSDLATFLKSHPDQARFCLETEFTSRQDGFPAAVKAYGFQNPKIENFGIGTIYSAVANGTCPVGEVFTTDGRIAGLNLRVLEDDKKAFPQYNAAVTMRTDFLNEHPALRGPLEKVTAAIDNKQMVELCKQVDVDGKDAGVVAHQWMLEKGFIK, from the coding sequence ATGAAGGTCCTGAAGAAGGCCGCGGCCCTGGCCGGCGCCGCGGTGCTGGCCGTGTCGCTCTCGGCGTGCGGGCTCGATCTCAACACCGCCCTGCCGTACTCGATCCAGCCCGGGTCGATCCAGCCGACGCCCGGTGTCGAGGGAGTCCGGGTCGTGGTGGGGTCCAAGGACTTCACCGAGAACATCATCCTGGGCTACATGGCCGAGATGGCGCTGAGCGCCGCCGGCGCCGACGTCGTCGACCTCACCGACATCAAGGGCTCGAACTCGTCGCGGCAGGCCCTGCTCAACGGCCAGACCGACGTCACGTGGGAGTACACCGGCACCGGGTGGATCAACTACCAGGGCAACGAACTCCCCGTACCGGGCGGTGAAAAGGCGCAGTACGACGCCACCGCGAAGGCCGACGCCGAGAAGAACGGCATCACCTGGCTCAACTACTCGCCGCTCAACGACCAATACGCGTTCGCCACCACAGATGCGTACGCGCAGAAGAACAACCTGAAGTCCACCTCCGACCTGGCGACCTTCCTCAAGTCGCACCCGGACCAGGCGCGGTTCTGCCTCGAGACGGAGTTCACCAGCCGGCAGGACGGCTTCCCGGCCGCGGTCAAGGCGTACGGCTTCCAGAACCCGAAGATCGAGAACTTCGGCATCGGCACCATCTACTCCGCCGTGGCCAACGGCACGTGTCCGGTCGGCGAGGTGTTCACCACCGACGGCCGCATCGCGGGCCTGAACCTGCGCGTGCTCGAGGACGACAAGAAGGCGTTCCCGCAGTACAACGCGGCGGTGACGATGCGCACCGACTTCCTGAACGAGCACCCGGCGCTGCGTGGCCCGCTCGAGAAGGTCACGGCGGCGATCGACAACAAGCAGATGGTGGAGCTGTGCAAGCAGGTCGACGTCGACGGCAAGGACGCCGGCGTCGTCGCCCACCAGTGGATGCTGGAGAAGGGCTTCATCAAGTAA
- a CDS encoding class I SAM-dependent methyltransferase: MGNTEVKRHRTKLVPEMEGPVARAYARGRGTAPQLAYYRSSAAALAKELPEGADVLEVAPGPGFHAVELARLGFVVTGLDVSRTFVSLASDYAREQGVAAKFVHGDVAKMPFAPESFDFLICQAAFKNFADPVDALDEMWRVLRPGGVAVVQDLRKSATAGEIAAEVDGMSLGPVGALTTRFTLGQLRKRAYTPEGFEALVRESRFGTCSVVVEGIGIEVRMRKSE; encoded by the coding sequence ATGGGGAACACCGAGGTCAAACGGCACCGGACGAAGCTCGTGCCGGAGATGGAAGGGCCCGTCGCGCGGGCGTACGCGCGGGGGCGGGGGACCGCGCCGCAGCTGGCGTACTACCGGTCCTCGGCGGCGGCGCTGGCCAAAGAGCTGCCCGAAGGTGCCGACGTGCTCGAGGTGGCGCCCGGGCCGGGGTTCCACGCGGTCGAGCTGGCGCGGCTGGGGTTTGTGGTCACGGGCCTCGACGTGAGCCGGACGTTCGTGTCGCTGGCTTCCGATTACGCGCGGGAGCAGGGGGTCGCGGCGAAGTTCGTGCACGGGGATGTGGCGAAGATGCCGTTCGCCCCGGAGTCGTTCGACTTCCTGATCTGCCAGGCGGCCTTCAAGAACTTCGCGGATCCGGTGGACGCGCTCGACGAGATGTGGCGCGTGCTGCGGCCGGGCGGCGTGGCCGTGGTGCAGGACCTGCGGAAGTCGGCGACGGCCGGGGAGATCGCGGCCGAGGTCGACGGGATGTCACTGGGTCCGGTGGGCGCGTTGACGACCCGGTTCACGTTGGGGCAGTTGAGGAAGCGGGCGTACACGCCGGAGGGGTTCGAGGCACTGGTGCGGGAGAGCCGGTTCGGGACGTGTTCGGTTGTGGTGGAGGGGATCGGGATTGAGGTTCGGATGAGGAAGAGCGAGTAG